The DNA region CGGCCTCAGCACCCTGTCCTCGATGACGTAGCCGCACTGGAACACCTCGAGGATGGTGCCCGGCACCACGTCGGTGTTCTGCATCTCCATCATCGCCTGATGCTGGTGCGGGTTGAACAGCTCGCCCTTCGGGTTGATTCGCTTGACGCCATTGCGTTCGAGCACGTTGAGAAACTCGCGCTCGGTCATGCTGACGCCCTCGACGAGGCTCTTCAGAACCGCGTCCTGATCGGCGGCCCCGGCCGGAACCGCCTGAATGGCGCGCTCGAAATTGTCGGCCACCGCCACCACATCGCGCGCAAACTTGGTGATGGCGTACTTTGCCGTCTCCTCGCGCTCGCGATCGGCCCGTTTGCGGAGGTTATCCATCTCGGCGTGCGCCCTGAGCAGCCGGTCCGTCAGATCGGCGATCTGCCCCTGCAGGGTATCGACCTCGGCCGCAAGCCGCTGAGCCTCCTGCGCCGGATCAGCCGCAGCCTCGGG from Hyphomicrobium sp. CS1GBMeth3 includes:
- the grpE gene encoding nucleotide exchange factor GrpE, with product MVDETSRNPSSPGGAQGPDVAGTPEAAADPAQEAQRLAAEVDTLQGQIADLTDRLLRAHAEMDNLRKRADREREETAKYAITKFARDVVAVADNFERAIQAVPAGAADQDAVLKSLVEGVSMTEREFLNVLERNGVKRINPKGELFNPHQHQAMMEMQNTDVVPGTILEVFQCGYVIEDRVLRPAMVVIAKGGQKPAPPAEQAEPSGDGSAEASASSDAPPAGNDNVV